The Ferrimonas balearica DSM 9799 genome includes the window CCCAGGTGTTCCGGGACAACTTCTTCCACGCCGACATGCACCCGGGCAACATCTTTGTCTCCCGCGAACATCCGGACGACCCGATGTACATCGGCATCGACTGCGGCATCGTCGGCCACCTGTCCGAACAGGACAAGCGCGATATGGCGGAGATCTTCCTGGCCTTCTTTAACCAGGATTACCGCCGTCTGGCGCAACTGTTCCTGCAAACCGGCTGGGTGGACGCCAAGGCGGATCCAGTGGCCTTTGAGCACGCCCTTAAGCAGGTGTTCGCACCGCTGGAGAACAAGCCGCTGTCGGAGATCAGCTTCGGCCAGCTGCTGGTTGACCTGTTCCGCACCGCCCACGAGTTCGGCATGGTAGTCAAACCTCAGCTGGTGCTGCTGGAGAAAACCCTGCTCTATATCGAAGGACTCGGTCGCCAGCTCTATCCGCAATTGGATCTTTGGGACACCGCCAAACCGTTCCTGGAACAGTGGATGGCGCAGCAGATGGGGCCCCAGGCCTACTGGCAACGGGTTAAGGAATCCGCGCCGTTCTGGGCGGAGAAACTGCCTGAACTGCCGGATCTTTTGCATGACAACCTGACCCTGGGCCGCACCCTGCTGACCAATCCCCGGCAGGTTCTGGAACCCTACATTCAGGAACGTCGTCGCCAACACAGAAGCCAAATTTTCCTCGTGATAGGTGGGTGTTTGGTGATCTCCAGCACAATCCTCTTTGGTAAAACCGTTACAATCTGGCCTTCCATGGCGTTGGCAACGGCGGGCTTTGTGGCCTGGATCACGTGCTGGCGAATTAGGAAACCGTGATTAACCACGGTACACTTGAAGATGATTTCTCAGGCTGAATAACAGCCGCAAACCGTAAATGGGAGCCACTATGGGCAACATCAGCATCTGGCAACTTCTGATCGTCGCACTGATCGTAGTTTTGCTGTTCGGAACCAAGAAACTGCGCGGCATCGGCGGCGACCTCGGCGGCGCTGTTAAAGGCTTCAAGAAAGCCATGTCCGACGAAGATTCCGCTGCGGCCGACAAGAAAGCACTGGAAGACAACGGCAAAGAGACTACCGCTCAAAACACTGCTGCCCAGAACACCACTGAGCAGAAGAACAAAGAACAGGCGTAATCCCTTATGTTCGACGGGTTCGGCTTTTTCGAAATGCTGGTGGTCGTGGTGCTGGGCCTGATTGTGCTCGGCCCGGAACGACTGCCCGTGGCGGTACGTACCGTCTCCGGCTGGGTCCGCACCATTAAGCGGATGGCCGGTTCTGTGCGCACCGAGCTGGAACAGGAGCTGAAAATCGAACAGCTCCAGGCGGATCTGAAAAAGGCGGAAGCCAAGGGGCTCAAGGATCTTGACCCCGGCCTGCAGCAATCCATCCAGGAACTGCGGGAGGCTGCCCAATCGGTAAACCGCCCCTACGCGGAAAGCGACGCTCAGGCCCCGGCCGCAGAGCCCGCTCCGGCGACCGCGGACAACGAGACCAAACCGGCAGCAGCCGCACCTGCAGCAGCGCCGGCCGAGTCCAAGCCCAAAGAGTAAACCATGTCTGACCAGCAACCCTTGATTAGCCACTTGATGGAGCTGCGCAGCCGTTTGATGAAGGCAATCGGCTCCGTTCTGGTGGTGTTTTTCTCTCTGGCCTACTGGTCCAAAGACATCTACCACTACCTCTCCAAACCGCTGCTTGAGGTAATGCCTGAGAGTGCATCGATGATCGCCACCGACGTGGCCTCGCCGTTCTTTGCACCCTTCAAGCTGACCCTGGTGGTGTCCTTCTTCCTCGCGATTCCGTACGTGCTGTACCAGATGTGGGCCTTTATTGCGCCGGGTCTGTACAAGCATGAACGCAAGATGATCATGCCACTGCTGGCCTCCAGTACGGTGCTGTTCTACTCCGGCATCGCGTTTGCCTACTTCGTTGTGTTCCCGGTGGTGTTTGGCTTCTTCACCAGCGTGGCACCGGAAGGGGTGCAGGTGGCAACGGACATCAACAGCTACCTCAACTTCGTTTTGAAGCTGTTCTTCGCTTTCGGTCTGGCGTTTGAGATCCCCATTGCGGTGATGCTAATGTGCTGGACAGGCGCCACCGACGTGGCAAGCCTGAAAGAGAAACGCCCCTACATCATCGTGGGTGCCTTCGTAATCGGTATGGTGCTGACCCCGCCGGACGTGATCTCTCAGTCCATGCTGGCCATCCCCATGCTGCTGCTGTTTGAAGCGGGCCTGTTCTTTGCCCGGTTCTACACGCCGAAGGACGACGAAGAAGAGGAAGAGGGCGAACACGCTACGGACTAACAGGCGATAGCAGGGCTATCGCCTCCATGGAGGGAGAATGCGCGCTACCCTGCTGCTACTGACCCTGATTTCCGGCGGCACTTATGCCGCCGGATTTGGTTGTACTGACCAACCCGACCAACGGGCCCGTCTGGCCTGTTACGACCAGCTGGCCGAAGCCATCGCCCAGTGCGCTGGCCAACAGGACCAACTCGACCGTCTGCTCTGCTACGACGAATTCAGCAAAGCCGCTGGCCGTACCGTACCCGCTGCCGTCGCTCCTGCTGCTCCCGTGGCCGCCGCCCCTGCCGTGGTCGCGCCCCAGGCCGATCCGGAAGCGGAATTTGGCGTTACTACGCCCAAAGCCGAGGCCATCGACGCCATCACCAGTGCGGTTACCAAGGTCACCACCAACCCCTACGGGCAATGGACCCTGACCCTGGAGAATGGCCAGCGCTGGCGCCAGACCGAATCCCGCCGCTACAAAGTAAAAAGCGGGGATACCGTGACCATTGAGCGTGCCTCACTGGGCTCCTTCCTGCTGTCCGCCGAAGGCCGTAACGGCTCCACCCGGGTGAAGCGACTCGACTGATGCACTGGACCGACATCGCCGTCAACCTGCTCTCTGGCCAACTGGCCGGAGAGATTGACCAAACGCTGGAAAACGCCAAAGCCGCCGGGGTACACCGGGTGGTGGCGCTGGCCAGCGATCTCGCTGAAGCCACCGCACTGCAAGCCATTCAGGCCGATTATCCGGCCCTGAAGCTGACCGCTGGCGTTCACCCCCATCACGCCAGCGAATGGGCCAGTGACCGCGTCGAACGGCTGGTCAGGCTGATACAGCATCCTGCCGTGATTGCCATTGGTGAGTGTGGGCTCGACTACTTCCGCGACTTCTCCTCCCGCGAGGCGCAACGCGCCGCGTTTGAGGCCCAACTGGAACTGGCGGTTGAACACCGCCGCCCGCTGGTGCTGCACTGCCGGGAGGCTTATGACGACTTTATTCCGATGGTCGCCCGCTACCGGGACCGATTGCCCGGCGCCGTGCTGCACTGCTTTACCGGCACCGCTGACGAGCTTCAGGCGGCACTGGACCTGGACCTTCACATCGGCATCACCGGCTGGATCTGCGACGAGCGACGCGGCACCGAGCTGCGCCAGCTGGTGACCCGCATCCCTGATCATCGCCTGCTGCTGGAAACCGACTCCCCCTATCTGCTGCCCCGTGATCTGCGCCCCAAACCGAAAAGTCGGCGCAATGAACCGGCCCATTTGCCCCATATCGCCCGAACCGTTGCCCAACTTCGCAGTCAAAGCGAGCAGGCACTGAGTGAGCTGACCGAGGCCAACGTCAAGCAGTTGTTTCAGTTGTGACCTCTGCCATACACCGTAACCACCAGTTTGCTAACATGACACGCTGAAATCGCCCTGGCGATCATCCAATTTCACTACAAGGAGTGATCCGTGAGCCAAGTAACCGGAGCCTTTCCCCGTCGACGTCCGCGTCGTATCCGCAAGCACGACTTTTCCCGTCGCCTGATCGCGGAGAACACCCTGACGGTCAACGATCTCATCTACCCGGTGTTCGTACTGGAAGGCAACAACCGTCGCGAAGCGGTTGAGTCCATGCCGGGCGTAGAGCGCCTGTCCATCGACCTGCTGCTGGAAGAGATGGCAGAGCTGGTGGCCCTGGGCGTGCCTGCGGTGGCCCTGTTCCCGGTCACCCCGCAAGAGAAAAAATCCCTCGGTGCGGAAGAAGCCTTTAACCCGGAAGGTCTGGCTCAGAAAGCGGTTCGTGCCCTGAAGCGCGCCTTCCCGGAGCTGGGTGTGATCACCGACGTGGCGCTGGATCCCTTCACCACCCACGGTCAGGACGGCATCATCGACGAGTCCGGCTACATCCTCAATGACATCACCACCGAAGTGCTGGTGAAGCAGGCTCTGTCCCACGCCGAAGCCGGTGCCGACATGGTGGCCCCGTCCGACATGATGGATGGCCGTATCGGCGCCATCCGTGACGCACTGGAAGCCGCGGGTCACATCAACACCCAGATCATGGCGTACTCCGCCAAGTACTCCTCCAGCTTCTACGGCCCGTTCCGCGACGCCGTTGGCAGCGCAGGCAACCTGGGCAGTGGCAACAAGCACACCTACCAGATGGACCCGGCCAACAGCGATGAAGCGATTCAGGAAGTGGCCATGGACATCGAGGAAGGGGCGGACATGGTGATGGTGAAACCGGGTATGCCCTACCTGGACATCGTTCGCCGCGTGAAGACCGAACTGAAAGTGCCCACCTTTGCCTACCAGGTGAGTGGTGAGTACGCCATGCTCAAAGCCGCAGCCCAGAATGGCTGGCTGGATGAGAAGAAGGTGGTTCTGGAAGCGCTGCTGTGCTTCAAGCGTGCCGGTGCCGATGGCATCCTCACCTACTTCGCCAAGCCGGTTGCACGCTGGCTGAAAGAGGCCGAGTAAGCCTCACTAAGCAAAAACGGGCAGGCTCTCCTGCCCGTTTTCACGCTTTCGCTGCTTTTTTGTCCCGTCTCACAGTTCCCATGAACGCCCCGCACTTTTTGCCCCGGTTGCCCTCATACTGGTGACACAGACGTGAACGGACAAGGGAGATTCACCATGAAACGCACTCTGTTAGCCCTGGTACTGGCCCCGCTGATGATGGGCCCGGCAATGGCCGCTCAGGGCGGTTGCGGTTTCGATAACCAAGCCGAAGGTGGCCTGTTTGCCACCTGCGAAGAGGAGAAGAAGGAAGTGATCCTGACCGGACTCCTTGGTTTCGAAGAGCTGCGCCAGCAGCCCGGTTATGAAGCCAACTTCGATGCCTACCAGGCCGACGCGGCCCTGGTGGCCAAACTGGCCGCCATCGACACCCCCACCGAGCTGGTGGTGATTGTGGGTACCTGGTGCCCCGACTGTCATCGCGAAACCCCGCGACTGGCCAAAATCCTGGCCGAAGCCAATAACCCCAACCTGAGCGTCAAGTACATCGGCATCGATCGCAGCCGCACCGATCCCGAAGGCCTGGCCGCCCAGTATGACTTCCAGCGCATCCCGACAGTGCTGGTGTTCCAGGAGGGTGAAGAGCAGGGTCGCATCGTTGAGCGTCCCACTTCAGAAACCCTGGAGCAGGACCTGATGAATATCCTCGGCACCACCGAGTAAGCGTCCACGTTCAGAAAAACCCGCCATAAGGCGGGTTTTTTTATGCTCTGCCATGCGCTCAGGCGGCCATTCAGTGTCGACATCGGGCATCGCCCACAAGCTGTTTCAGGATATGTCAGCAGCGCAGGGCGCAAACCCGGTTTTGCACTTCGCATACCGGCAGTTAGCCAACACTCCCCCGCACCACCTCTGTGATTTCCTTACACTCCCACACCCTTTCGCAACACCCGGAACCGCCATGCCAACCATGGTTTCAAAGTGCCCACTCCTCGCTTAAGGAATCGCCGATGAAAGCCGTTGCCCTTACCGCCATGATCAGCCTGGGCTTTATCGCCACCAGCCAGGCCGCCTCGGTCGAGTTTGTGCCTCAGGACCGTTCTACCGCCACCAAGCTCTGTATCGCCGCCGCCACCATGAAACCGATGCAGTTACGTCAGGCCATTAAGCATCAGGGCCTGACCGAACAATCGGCGGTTCGCGCCATCGACTGCAATGATGAAAACATCGCGACCTTTGCCGCCCGCTATAACCCCGACCGACGGTCGGTGCGGCGCCTGGGTGTTTATGCCCCACAGGGCACCGTGACCATTCAGGAGCAGGCCCAAACCCACTCGGATACGCCAGTGGTGATCGCCCTGACCGGCCGCTATCGCTAACGCTGACACCACCTGTGAAACGCGGCCCCGATTTGGGGCCGCTGCGTTTTTAACCGCCCCGTGAAACCGGTCACAGTTCGGTGTGATGGCACTGGCGCAACGGCCGTTGCCGATTATGATGCCCAAAAATAACAATTCAAATAAAGGGCATTTTTATGCACACAAACCTCTCCCGTCGCCACTTTCTCGGATCCAGCGCTGCACTGGGCGCACTGGCCCTAACTGGCTGTCAAAGCAACGCATCTGGCGCTGCCGAACTGCCATTTGCCGCCACAGACGGCAACGGCCCCCTGGCGCTCAATTTCAATGAAAATTCATTGGGACTGCCGCCCGCATCTCAGCAGGCGCTGGCCAAGGCACTGCCCAACGCCTTCCGCTACCCGGACCAGGCCAAGTCAGAGTTGATGGCCAGCCTGGCCAGCCACCACCAGATCAGTGCGGACCAGCTGATCTACGGCAACGGCTCCTCCGAGATCCTGAAGATGGCGGTGGACGCCATGGCCGAACCGGGCGCCCAGCTGGTGATGCCCGACCCCACCTATGGGGTGGCGGAAGACTATGCCCTGGCCCGGGGCCTCAAGGTGGTGAAAGTGCCGCTGACGTCGACGTTCGAGACCGACATCGCGGCGATGAAGGCCGCCGTTGCCGCCCACCCGGGCAAGTCCGTGGTGTATCTGTGCAACCCCAATAACCCCACCGGCCTGATGCTGCCACAGGGCGAGCTGGCCAACTGGCTGGCGCAGGGCTCCGATGCTCTGAGCTTCATCCTGGATGAAGCCTATGCGGAATACGTCAATGACCCGGCCTTTGTCTCCGCCATCGGCCTGACCCAGACCAACCCGCATCTGGTGGTGGCCCGTACCTTCTCCAAAATTTACGCCCTGGCCGGTTTGCGGGTCGGCTACGGCGTCGCGCACCCGAGTCTGATCAAGGCGATGGCGGCCCAGGCCAGTATCGACAACGCCAACCTGGCAGGCTGTGTCGCCGCCAAAGCCGCGCTGGAGGACAAGGATTGGGTTGCCCACTCCCGCCGCAGCAATCAGGACGCGCTGGCGCTGGTGATGGCCACGCTGGAGGCGCTGGGCCTGAAGGCGCTGCCCTGCAACGCCAACTTCCTGTTCCACGAGGTGAAGGGCGACACCGCTCAGTACCAGCAGCGGATGGCCGACGCCGGCATTCTGGTTGGCCGCGCCTTTAACCACAGCAATGGCTGGAACCGACTCTCTCTGGGCCGCCCGGACGAGATGAAACGGTTCTGCCAGACCCTGATCCAGTTCCGCCAGAAAGGCTGGGTATAATCCACAAAAAAGGTTCTTCGCGGATTAGCGGAGAAAGAAGGCAGAAGCGACTTCTCAAAGACAATACCTCTCGGTGGCCTCTGAGGGATCGCTGCTGATTTCGAATTGGAATGAGCACCCAACTATCACGGCGTAGCCGTCCACCAAACGCCGACTCGCGGCGCCGAGCGGGAGCGACTGGGAGTGAAGCCGAGGGCCAGGGATGGCCCGAGTGCCAGCCGAGCAGGGAGGCGAGTCTGGCCAGTGCTGAACGGGAAGGAGTGGGAGCGAGGGGCTTTCGCCGCGCCGGAGGCAGGGGTGTCAAGAGCGGGGCGCGCAGCCGGGCAGCGCCCTTCTGGTGCCCGCCGGGGCATCCCGGCAACGGCTCAGTAGGTCGCAACGGGCTCGGAGCCGAGGCTCCCACGAAAATATGCGATGAACCACAAAAAAGGGCAGCCACTGGCTGCCCTTTTCATTCGGTAACGACCACTTATTTGGCCACGTTGCCTGCCACGTTCAGCGCGTCCCAGGTGCGCGCGAATGGTGGCGCATAAACCAGGTCCATCATGCCCAGATCGGCGGTGGTCAGGTTGCCCTGAATGGCCGCGGCCAGGGTATCCACCCGCAGCACCGCACCCTCTCCACCAGCCAGCTGGCCACCCAGCAGGCGTTTGGTGCCCGCTTCGTACACCAGCTTGACCCGGATCGGCGCCTGGCCCGGCACGTAGTTGGTGGTGTTCTTGTCGTCGATCACCACGCTCTTTACGTCCAGTCCCAGCGCTTCTGCTTCACGCAGGCCCAGGCCGGTACGGCCCGCTTCCACGTCCAGCACCCGCACACCGGCGCTGCCCAGGGTGCCGGGGAACGCCTTCTCGGCGCCACACAGGTTCTCCCCCACCAGACGGCCAATCTTATTGGCAGTGGTCGCCAGCGGGATGTACACCGCCTGCTGACGTACCCGGTGCCACACGGTGGCACAGTCGCCGGCGGCGTATACGTCCGGCAGACTGGTGCGGCCCTGCTCGTCGATGACGATGGCACCGTTGGCCAGGCGCTCAATGCCGGTATCGGCAAGGAACTCGGTGGTCGGCCTGACCCCGGTGGCCACCACCACCAGATCCGCCGGGTAGACGCCCTTATCGGTTCGCACCTGAGTCACGGTGCCCTCACCCTCCAGGGCTTCAACCCGCTCCCCCAGATGCAGGGCGATGTCGTGGCGACGGATCGCCGCTTCGATGATGTCGCTCATCTCGCTGTCGAAGGACTCCGCCAGCACACGGTCCGCCAGCTCCACCAGGCGAACCTGCTTGCCGCGGTGGTGCATCGCTTCCACCACTTCCAGGCCGATGTAACCGGCACCGATCACCACCACGTTCTGAATCGCGTCCTGCTCCGCCAGCGCACGCAGCGCCAGGCCATCGTCCATCGACTTGAGGAAATGGACGTTGGCCAGCTCCAGTCCCGCCACCGGCGGACGCACCACCGAGGCACCGGTGGCGATCATCAACTTGTCATAGGGCTGCTCAAAGCGTTCGCCACTGGCCAGGTTGGTCACCACCGCCAGCTTGGCTTGTGCGTCGATGCGCTCAACCCGATGGCCGGTGCGCAGGTCGATGCCAGAGGCGCGGAACTGCTCCACGCTGCGCTCCGCCATATAGCCCGGCTCATCGAAGGAGCCGCCGACAAAATAGGGCAGGCCACAAGCGCCAAAGGAGACCACCTCACCCTGTTCAAATACGGTGATGGTGGCGTCGGGAGCGCTGCGACGCGCCTTGGCGGCAGCGCTCATACCGGCGGCTTCTGCGCCGATGATCAGGATCTTCATATCACTTCCTGCAACAAACAAACGGGCCGCCCAATGTGGCGGCCCGGGGCAACAATGGTGGGGATCAGGATACCGATTCCAGGTCCAGTTCCAACTCCTGCTCGCCATTGTAGACCGACATGTCGGTCTGCCCCAGCACGCGGCTGGTGACGAAGCCGGAGGTGATCGCACCGTTCACGTTCAGGGCGGTACGGCCCATGTCGATCAGCGGCTCAATGGAGATCAGCAGGCCGACCAGCGCCACCGGCATATCCAGCGCGGTCAGCACGATCAACGCGGCAAAGGTGGCGCCGCCACCCACACCGGCCACCCCGAAGGAGCCCACCACGATGGTGGCGATCACGGTGGCGATGAACATCGGGCTCATCGGGTCGATGCCCACGGCCGGGGCGATCATCACCACCAGCATGGCCGGGTAGATACCGGCACAACCGTTCTGGCCGATGGTGGCACCGAACGACGCGGCAAAGTTGGCGATACCATCCGGGATACCGAGCTGACGGGTTTGGGTCTGCACGGTCAGCGGGATGGTGCCGGCACTGGTGCGGCTGGTGAAGGCAAAGGAGAGCACCGGCAGCACCTTCTTGACGTAGGTGAAGGGGTTACCGCCCGCCAGGGTGATCAGCAGCAGGTGCACGCCAAACATCAGCGCCAGGGCCAGATAAGAGGCCAGCACAAAGTTAAACAGGTTGAGGATGTCGGCAAAGTTGGAGCCCGCCAGCACCTTGGTCATCAACGCCAGTACACCGTAGGGGGTCAGGCGCAGCACCAGGGTCACGATGCGCATCACAATGGCGTAAGCCACCTGCATAAAGCTGTCGAACTTGTCCGCCAGCTCCGGCTGCTTCTTATGCACACCCAGCGCGGCGATGCCGACAAAGGCGGAGAAGATCACCACTGAGATGATGGAGGTGTCACGGGCACCGGTCATGTCGAGGAAGGGGTTAGCGGGGATCAGCTCCACCAGGGTGCGGGCGATGGAGATCTGCTCCGCAGCGCCTTCCCGGGCCACCAGCGCGGCAGCGCGCTCCGCTTCACGGGCACCTTCGGTCAGCCCCTCAGCGGAGAGACCAAACAGGTGCGCCACGGCCATACCGATAAGGCCGGCGATGGCCACGGTAAACAGCAGAACACCAATGGTCAGGCCGGAGATCTTACCCAGCGACTGGCCATCCTTCAGTTTCAGGATGGCGCTGATGATGGAGACCATCACCAGGGGCACCACGATCATCTTAAG containing:
- the tatA gene encoding Sec-independent protein translocase subunit TatA; its protein translation is MGNISIWQLLIVALIVVLLFGTKKLRGIGGDLGGAVKGFKKAMSDEDSAAADKKALEDNGKETTAQNTAAQNTTEQKNKEQA
- the tatB gene encoding Sec-independent protein translocase protein TatB; translation: MFDGFGFFEMLVVVVLGLIVLGPERLPVAVRTVSGWVRTIKRMAGSVRTELEQELKIEQLQADLKKAEAKGLKDLDPGLQQSIQELREAAQSVNRPYAESDAQAPAAEPAPATADNETKPAAAAPAAAPAESKPKE
- the tatC gene encoding twin-arginine translocase subunit TatC, translated to MSDQQPLISHLMELRSRLMKAIGSVLVVFFSLAYWSKDIYHYLSKPLLEVMPESASMIATDVASPFFAPFKLTLVVSFFLAIPYVLYQMWAFIAPGLYKHERKMIMPLLASSTVLFYSGIAFAYFVVFPVVFGFFTSVAPEGVQVATDINSYLNFVLKLFFAFGLAFEIPIAVMLMCWTGATDVASLKEKRPYIIVGAFVIGMVLTPPDVISQSMLAIPMLLLFEAGLFFARFYTPKDDEEEEEGEHATD
- a CDS encoding TatD family hydrolase, which gives rise to MHWTDIAVNLLSGQLAGEIDQTLENAKAAGVHRVVALASDLAEATALQAIQADYPALKLTAGVHPHHASEWASDRVERLVRLIQHPAVIAIGECGLDYFRDFSSREAQRAAFEAQLELAVEHRRPLVLHCREAYDDFIPMVARYRDRLPGAVLHCFTGTADELQAALDLDLHIGITGWICDERRGTELRQLVTRIPDHRLLLETDSPYLLPRDLRPKPKSRRNEPAHLPHIARTVAQLRSQSEQALSELTEANVKQLFQL
- the hemB gene encoding porphobilinogen synthase; translated protein: MSQVTGAFPRRRPRRIRKHDFSRRLIAENTLTVNDLIYPVFVLEGNNRREAVESMPGVERLSIDLLLEEMAELVALGVPAVALFPVTPQEKKSLGAEEAFNPEGLAQKAVRALKRAFPELGVITDVALDPFTTHGQDGIIDESGYILNDITTEVLVKQALSHAEAGADMVAPSDMMDGRIGAIRDALEAAGHINTQIMAYSAKYSSSFYGPFRDAVGSAGNLGSGNKHTYQMDPANSDEAIQEVAMDIEEGADMVMVKPGMPYLDIVRRVKTELKVPTFAYQVSGEYAMLKAAAQNGWLDEKKVVLEALLCFKRAGADGILTYFAKPVARWLKEAE
- a CDS encoding thioredoxin family protein; this encodes MKRTLLALVLAPLMMGPAMAAQGGCGFDNQAEGGLFATCEEEKKEVILTGLLGFEELRQQPGYEANFDAYQADAALVAKLAAIDTPTELVVIVGTWCPDCHRETPRLAKILAEANNPNLSVKYIGIDRSRTDPEGLAAQYDFQRIPTVLVFQEGEEQGRIVERPTSETLEQDLMNILGTTE
- a CDS encoding DUF3718 domain-containing protein; the protein is MKAVALTAMISLGFIATSQAASVEFVPQDRSTATKLCIAAATMKPMQLRQAIKHQGLTEQSAVRAIDCNDENIATFAARYNPDRRSVRRLGVYAPQGTVTIQEQAQTHSDTPVVIALTGRYR
- a CDS encoding pyridoxal phosphate-dependent aminotransferase; this translates as MHTNLSRRHFLGSSAALGALALTGCQSNASGAAELPFAATDGNGPLALNFNENSLGLPPASQQALAKALPNAFRYPDQAKSELMASLASHHQISADQLIYGNGSSEILKMAVDAMAEPGAQLVMPDPTYGVAEDYALARGLKVVKVPLTSTFETDIAAMKAAVAAHPGKSVVYLCNPNNPTGLMLPQGELANWLAQGSDALSFILDEAYAEYVNDPAFVSAIGLTQTNPHLVVARTFSKIYALAGLRVGYGVAHPSLIKAMAAQASIDNANLAGCVAAKAALEDKDWVAHSRRSNQDALALVMATLEALGLKALPCNANFLFHEVKGDTAQYQQRMADAGILVGRAFNHSNGWNRLSLGRPDEMKRFCQTLIQFRQKGWV
- a CDS encoding CoA-disulfide reductase; the encoded protein is MKILIIGAEAAGMSAAAKARRSAPDATITVFEQGEVVSFGACGLPYFVGGSFDEPGYMAERSVEQFRASGIDLRTGHRVERIDAQAKLAVVTNLASGERFEQPYDKLMIATGASVVRPPVAGLELANVHFLKSMDDGLALRALAEQDAIQNVVVIGAGYIGLEVVEAMHHRGKQVRLVELADRVLAESFDSEMSDIIEAAIRRHDIALHLGERVEALEGEGTVTQVRTDKGVYPADLVVVATGVRPTTEFLADTGIERLANGAIVIDEQGRTSLPDVYAAGDCATVWHRVRQQAVYIPLATTANKIGRLVGENLCGAEKAFPGTLGSAGVRVLDVEAGRTGLGLREAEALGLDVKSVVIDDKNTTNYVPGQAPIRVKLVYEAGTKRLLGGQLAGGEGAVLRVDTLAAAIQGNLTTADLGMMDLVYAPPFARTWDALNVAGNVAK
- a CDS encoding L-cystine transporter codes for the protein MSLSILLNVVVMLGLFYLLFTLQQKHVKFTRRVFLALGLGIGYGAILQWAYGSGSPVLSQSIEYFDIVGKGYVQLLKMIVVPLVMVSIISAILKLKDGQSLGKISGLTIGVLLFTVAIAGLIGMAVAHLFGLSAEGLTEGAREAERAAALVAREGAAEQISIARTLVELIPANPFLDMTGARDTSIISVVIFSAFVGIAALGVHKKQPELADKFDSFMQVAYAIVMRIVTLVLRLTPYGVLALMTKVLAGSNFADILNLFNFVLASYLALALMFGVHLLLITLAGGNPFTYVKKVLPVLSFAFTSRTSAGTIPLTVQTQTRQLGIPDGIANFAASFGATIGQNGCAGIYPAMLVVMIAPAVGIDPMSPMFIATVIATIVVGSFGVAGVGGGATFAALIVLTALDMPVALVGLLISIEPLIDMGRTALNVNGAITSGFVTSRVLGQTDMSVYNGEQELELDLESVS